One Paralichthys olivaceus isolate ysfri-2021 chromosome 8, ASM2471397v2, whole genome shotgun sequence genomic region harbors:
- the LOC109638375 gene encoding tetratricopeptide repeat protein 39B, producing METKDNSMQQVELNLPSEETISPQMDLETALTECAAALDLFLNNRFADALAVLKPWKNQSMYHAMGYSSILVMQAGMTFDPSDMDAAMTSLRESLQTCQGFRKKTGIMETLTSMWYRQPADSMTEEEVHAELCYAEVLLQKAALTFLDESIIGFIKGGMRIRNSYQIYKDCQAMVTVTKEVEKQKSTHIHFRGGVNMGIGSFNLMLSLLPSRVLRLMEFLGFSGDRELGLSELREGAASNGLRSILSTLTLLMFHLYITVILGTGEGDLAESEALLEPYIKKFPNGALILFYTARIALLKGNFTFAQEKFLACIAAQQEWHQIHHLCYWELMWAYSFEQNWKEAYRYADLLCKESKWSQATYVFQKAAILTMLPEEEVAQLGENVVDLFRQVEGLRLRIAGKSIPTEKFAAKKAQRYISSNPVKLVVPALEMMYVWNGFTIVGKRPELTEGILNTLEKAEKQLRDDPNPSEYHVDDQCVVQLMKGLCLRQLGLLAQAEKCFNHVISSENEIKHENYLVPFTMFELGLLHKQKGDIQTAITVIENVKLNYKDYNMESRLHFRIHAVLNTMGSFAAKLHPSRTPA from the exons ATGGAGACGAAGGATAATTCAATGCAGCAG GTGGAGCTAAACCTTCCCAGTGAGGAAACGAT atcacctcaaatggatcTGGAGACCGCTCTGACTGAATGTGCCGCCGCCCTCGACCTCTTTCTGAATAACAGGTTTGCTGATGCACTGGCTGTTTTAAAACCCTG GAAGAATCAGAGCATGTACCATGCCATGGGCTACAGCAGCATCTTGGTGATGCAGGCAggcatgacctttgacccaagCGACATGGATGCCGCCATGACGTCACTGAGAGAATCCCTGCAGACGTGTCAGGG ATTTCGGAAAAAAACTGGGATCATGGAGACTCTGACCAGCATGTGGTACAGACAACCAGCTGACAGTATGACGGAGG aggaggtgcatgCAGAGCTGTGCTATGCTGAGGTTCTGCTCCAGAAGGCAGCGCTCACGTTCCTAGATGAGAGTATCATCGGCTTCATCAAGGGCGGAATGAGAATACGAAACAGTTATCAGATTTACAA GGATTGCCAGGCCATGGTGACTGTCACAAAAGAagtggaaaaacagaagagtacacacattcattttcgAGGAGGCGTCAACATGGGCATTGGATCCTTTAACCTG ATGCTGTCTCTGCTTCCATCCAGAGTCCTCAGGCTGATGGAGTTTTTGGGCTTCTCAGGAGACAGG GAGTTGGGGTTGTCAGAgctgagagagggagcagcCAGTAATGGCCTGCGCTCAATCCTCAGCACCCTGACCCTGCTGATGTTTCATCTCTACATCACAGTTATACTCg GTACTGGTGAAGGAGACCTGGCTGAGTCTGAAGCTTTGCTTGAACCCTACATTAAAAAGTTCCCTAAT GGGGCGCTCATTCTTTTCTACACGGCAAGAATTGCATTGCTCAAAGGAAACTTCACCTTT GCCCAGGAGAAGTTCCTGGCGTGTATCGCAGCACAGCAGGAGTGGCATCAGATTCACCACCTCTGCTACTGGGAGCTGATGTGGGCCTACTCCTTTGAACAGAACTGGAAGGAGGCTTATCGATACGCTGACCTCCTCTGCAAGGAGAGCAAGTGGTCCCAG GCTACATATGTGTTCCAGAAGGCTGCCATCTTGACCATGCttccagaggaggaagtggccCAACTGGGAGAAAACGTGGTGGACTTATTCAG GCAGGTTGAGGGTCTCAGACTGAGGATCGCTGGGAAATCGATTCCAACAGAGAAGTTTGCAGCAAAGAAGGCCCAGCGGTACATTTCCTCCAACCCTGTGAAACTGGTTGTCCCTGCGTTG GAAATGATGTATGTGTGGAACGGCTTCACAATAGTTGGAAAAAGGCCTGAGCTGACTGAAGGCATTTTGAACACCTTGGAAAAAGCAGAGAAGCAGCTCAGAGATGACCCAA ACCCATCAGAGTATCACGTAGATGACCAGTGTGTCGTCCAGCTGATGAAGGGCTTGTGTCTGAGACAGTTGGGTCTTCTGGCCCAGGCTGAGAAGTGCTTCAACCACGTCATCTCCAG tGAAAATGAGATCAAGCATGAGAACTATCTGGTGCCGTTTACCATGTTTGAGCTGGGCCTGCTGCACAAGCAAAAAGGCGACATCCAGACGGCCATCACAGTGATTGAAAATGTCAA GCTGAACTACAAAGACTACAACATGGAGTCCAGGCTTCATTTCCGCATCCATGCGGTGCTCAACACTATGGGCTCCTTTGCGGCCAAACTCCACCCTTCACGTACTCCCGCTTAA
- the dnajb14 gene encoding dnaJ homolog subfamily B member 14, producing MEGNRDEAERCLNIATSALEAGDKEQAVKFLNKAQRLFPTDRAKALLDALTKNGSSAGNGAYRRRPTESSDSTGARPDRESQESGGGDSAKGFTKDQVEGVQRIKRCKDYYEVLGVSKEASEDELKKAYRKLALKFHPDKNHAHGATEAFKKIGNAYAVLSNPDKRRQYDLTGGEEPSSSGHSHGAGFDFHRGFEADITPEDLFNMFFGGGFPSSSAHTFTNGRTSYSHQTDHRQERTEERGDGGFSMIIQLMPIVVLILVSILSQMMVSPPPYSLYSRPSTGQTLKRQTENLHVDYYVSKDFKSEFKGSALQQIEKNVEEDYVANVRNNCWKERQTKTDLLYAAKVYRDDRMRKKAEHQTMDNCKELDRLNNLFRGG from the exons atggaAGGGAACCGAGACGAGGCAGAGAGGTGTTTAAATATCGCGACCTCAGCCCTGGAAGCTGGAGACAAGGAGCAGGCGGTGAAGTTCCTGAACAAAGCGCAGCGGCTGTTCCCGACCGACAGAGCCAAAG CTTTGTTGGATGCATTAACGAAGAATGGGAGCTCTGCGGGTAATGGCGCATACAGAAGGAGACCAACAGAAAGCTCGGACAGCACCGGCGCCCGACCAGACAGGGAAAGCCAAGAATCTGGAGGAGGTGATTCGGCTAAAGGCTTCACCAAAGACCAGGTGGAAGGTGTGCAAAG aaTAAAGCGGTGTAAGGACTATTATGAAGTGCTCGGCGTCAGTAAAGAAGCCAGTGAGGATGAGCTCAAGAAAGCCTACAGGAAATTAGCGCTAAAGTTCCATCCGGACAAAAATCATGCACACGGAGCAACAGAGGCCTTCAAAA AGATTGGTAATGCGTATGCAGTGCTGAGCAACCCAGACAAACGACGGCAGTATGACTTGACAGGAGGGGAGGAGCCAAGCAGCTCGGGTCACTCACATGGAGCAGGCTTCGACTTCCACAGGGGCTTTGAGGCCGACATCACTCCTGAGGACCTCTTCAACATGTTCTTCGGAGGAGGTTTCCCTTCGT CAAGTGCACACACCTTCACCAACGGCAGAACGAGCTACAGCCATCAGACAGATCACCGACAAGAGAGaacagaagaaagaggagat GGTGGTTTCTCAATGATTATCCAGTTGATGCCCATTGTGGTCCTGATATTAGTGTCGATACTGAGCCAGATGATGGTTTCCCCCCCACCTTACAGCCTCTACTCTAGACC GTCCACGGGTCAGACCTTAAAGCGACAGACAGAAAACCTGCACGTCGACTACTATGTCAGTAAAGATTTCAAGTCTGAGTTTAAAGGCTCGGCGCTGCAGCAGATCGAGAAAAATGTGGAGGAGGATTATGTAGCTAATGTCAGAAATAACTGTTGGAAGGAGCGACAGACAA AAACAGACCTGCTGTACGCTGCCAAGGTGTACAGGGATGACCGCATGCGCAAGAAGGCAGAGCACCAGACCATGGATAACTGCAAGGAGCTGGACAGACTAAATAACCTATTCAGAGGAGGATGA
- the pla2g12a gene encoding group XIIA secretory phospholipase A2: protein MLCHRGLGRVVLLGLLCCGVFPRVFSWKQEPETPDWRTTLKTIRNGIHKIDTYLNAALDLFGGDDGLCHYRCSDGYKPVPRPGYKQPPPNGCGSPLFGFKFDIGIPSMTKCCNQHDRCYDSCGREKHDCDEQFQDCLETICRNVQRTLGLEQSVQACETAVNLLFDAVMHMGCKPYLDSQRDSCVCQYEMKREL from the exons ATGTTGTGCCACAGGGGCCTCGGCCGTGTTGTCCTTCTGGGGCTGCTCTGCTGCGGGGTTTTCCCACGTGTGTTCTCCTGGAAGCAGGAGCCGGAGACTCCGGACTGGAGGACCACCCTGAAAACCATCCGCAACGGAATACACAAGATCGACACGTACCTGAACGCAGCACTGGACCTGTTCGGGGGAGATGACGGGCTGTGTCATTACAGGTGTAGTGATG GTTACAAGCCGGTGCCTCGTCCTGGGTACAAGCAGCCGCCACCCAACGGATGTGGCTCCCCACTCTTCGGATTCAAG TTTGACATCGGCATCCCGTCCATGACCAAATGCTGTAACCAGCACGATCGCTGCTACGACTCGTGCGGCCGAGAGAAGCATGACTGCGATGAGCAGTTCCAGGACTGTCTGGAGACCATCTGCAGGAACGTGCAAAGAACTCTGGGATTGGAGCAGAGTGTCCAAG CTTGTGAGACGGCGGTGAATCTGTTGTTCGATGCTGTGATGCACATGGGATGTAAACCGTACCTGGACAGCCAGAGAgactcctgtgtgtgtcagtatgaaATGAAGAGGGAACTGTGA
- the LOC109638322 gene encoding caspase-6 codes for MSAGHSREGSVARDSHTATDRAACTENLTETDAFIRSSLALDPAEEYKMTNKRRGLALIFNQERFFWRLGLNDRHGTNADRYNLERRLIALGFEVKSYDNYKQEEVLEIINSASGANHSEADCFLLIFLSHGENDHVYTYDGKIAIQDITAMFKGDKCKSLVGKPKIFILQACRGDKHDDPVLACDAVDNEIRTNEVVVDASAVYTLPAGADFLMCYSVAEGYYSHRETINGSWYIQDLCELLQRFGDSLEITELLTLVNRKVSMRSVGNSSDRNAIGKKQVPCFASMLTKKLYFRPKK; via the exons ATGTCGGCGGGACACTCACGGGAAG GAAGTGTTGCCAGAGACAGCCACACAGCAACAGACAGGGCGG CATGCACGGAGAACCTAACGGAGACAGATGCCTTCATCAGAAG ctCTTTAGCTCTGGATCCTGCAGAGGAGTACAAGATGACCAACAAAAGACGAGGCCTTGCGCTCATCTTTAACCAGGAGCGTTTCTTCTGGCGCCTGGGCTTAAACGACAGGCACGGGACCAACGCTGATCGCTACAACCTGGAGAGAAG GCTGATTGCCCTGGGCTTTGAAGTGAAAAGTTACGATAACTACAAACAGGAGGAGGTCTTAGAAATAATCAATTCAG CTTCTGGGGCCAATCACTCAGAAGCAGACTGCTTTTTGCTCATCTTCCTGAGCCACGGTGAGAACGACCACGTTTATACATACGACGGCAAGATCGCTATTCAGGACATCACAGCCATGTTCAAAGGAGACAAGTGCAAGAGTCTTGTAGGAAAACCAAAGATCTTTATCTTACAG GCGTGTCGTGGAGACAAGCACGATGACCCAGTGCTGGCCTGCGATGCCGTGGACAATGAAATTAGGACGAATGAGGTGGTGGTGGACGCCAGCGCTGTCTACACCCTCCCTGCTGGAGCTGATTTCCTGATGTGCTACTCTGTGGCTGAAG GCTACTATTCCCACCGGGAGACCATCAATGGATCCTGGTATATCCAGGATCTATGTGAGCTGCTTCAAAGGTTCGGGGATTCGCTCGAAATCACAGAGCTTCTCACGTTGGTCAACAGAAAAGTGTCAATGAGGAGCGTTGGGAACTCTAGTGACCGGAACGCCATCGGGAAGAAGCAAGTACCTTGCTTTGCTTCAATGCTCACCAAGAAACTATACTTCAGACCAAAAAAGTAA